One genomic region from Desertifilum tharense IPPAS B-1220 encodes:
- a CDS encoding 2Fe-2S iron-sulfur cluster-binding protein: MVKIVKLEPIAQETEIATNNNLLSILIEKDLDVLKECGGRGMCATCHVYIKQGMNFLSPMTRREQRTLEIITSCKPTSRLACQSRVLDDGVVVELPPGMYVKSLQDIEALIGRRAEQDLLHPVTGQVLVENGKLITRSTLKQLETTKFQIGEFLTYTTDA, translated from the coding sequence ATGGTTAAAATTGTCAAGCTTGAGCCAATTGCTCAGGAAACTGAAATCGCAACGAATAATAATTTGCTGTCGATCTTAATTGAAAAAGACCTTGATGTCCTTAAAGAATGTGGCGGGCGGGGAATGTGCGCCACTTGCCACGTCTATATTAAGCAGGGGATGAATTTTCTCTCGCCGATGACGCGCCGCGAACAGCGCACGCTGGAAATTATTACCTCCTGCAAGCCGACTTCTCGCTTGGCGTGTCAGTCGCGCGTTTTAGACGATGGGGTGGTGGTGGAACTGCCCCCTGGGATGTACGTTAAATCCTTACAAGATATTGAGGCGTTAATTGGACGACGCGCCGAGCAAGATTTACTCCACCCCGTTACCGGCCAAGTGCTGGTTGAGAATGGTAAGTTAATTACCCGTTCTACGCTCAAGCAACTGGAAACGACGAAATTCCAAATCGGAGAGTTT